Genomic segment of Salvia hispanica cultivar TCC Black 2014 chromosome 2, UniMelb_Shisp_WGS_1.0, whole genome shotgun sequence:
gtggaatatgaggtccactacgataaaaatggtaaaaagtgaattgtgataaattttatagGATGGttggaaatagaaaaatgtaacaaaatttaagggaTTGATGGAGTAATTATCTACCAACTTAAGGGTATGCATGATGCATCGGCAGCAATATTAACACTGCATTGAACACTGATCATATTCATATAGATTGCACATACTATATCTCGAAAAAAGACAGATGCATTCACACATAAATCTAGGTATTTATGGGTAAAACTTGTGTGATGAGTGTTTGACTGTTTGCTTATAATTGCAAATGGACTTTTTTCAGGGATCTTTTCCTATCTATTTAACTTATACTTATTGCGTCCGTAATGATTGCGAAAATGATgtgaaaatttatgataatataaatataagtaagTTTAACTAATGATTAAtgagaaaatttaataataatgattaatgagaaaatttaataattttggttGAATGGTTGTGATTGGAAGAAAAGTCTCATAAACCAATCAATTCgagtttaataattttaattgagattttacttttactagtTGAATGGGATCCTCGTCCCTTGCAtaagtttgtttgttttttgtcatataaaaaaaaagaaaaaaaaaagagaggaaaaatggAGAGAGGTTTATCCGAAACCAAAAATCTTGATCAACAACCACCTCATCTCCCAACTGTCAATCCACACAAAACTGGTAAGAATCAAATCGGAGAAACCATTCATGGCGTCTCTCTCCACCATCCACCATTTAAATCCTTCATCTTTACTCAAACCCCGCCAAGATTACCGCTTCTCTCCCTCCAAAACCAGACCAACTTTTCATCATTCCAACAACCGATCACTCTCCTTGAATTCCGTTGTCTCCTCCTCCACAGAAACCGAGCCCAAAATCCCGCAAACTGTCGATAGATTCTGGCAATGGCTCAAAGACGAAGGGATTGTGTCGTCCAAGACCCCCGTGAAGCCGGGGATCGTGCCCGAGGGGCTCGGCCTCGTCGCGACGCGCGATATCCCGCGAAACGGCGTCGTTCTGGAGGTCCCGAGAAAGTTTTGGCTTAATCCAGACGCTGCCGCGGCCTCTGATATCGGAGCCCTTTGCTCCGGATTGAAGCCGTGGATTTCCGTTGCTCTGCTGTTGCTGCGGGAGAGGCTCAAGGGGGCCGACTCTAACTGGAAATACTATCTTGATGTTCTTCCACAGGGAACTGATTCTACTATATATTGGTGGGGTTTGGTTgaatttcattgttttttcctcttctgttaaaatattgataagtGTTGTTCCACTCCAGTGCAGGTCAGAAGAGGAGCTTCTTGAGATTCAAGGTCGgtttcttgatttgttttcatcataaaaaattgatcTTTATGCTACTACTACTTTGATTTGATTCAAATAATGTTTTTCGCTTGATGAATGAGATGATATAGGTGTTGTGATtgataaatactttttttttttgcagggACCCAACTGTTGAGCACTACATTGAGTGTTAAAGAGtatgtgaaaaatgaatttctgAATGTAGAAAAGGAGATCATACTCCCAAACAAGCAGCTATTCCCTCTTCCCATAACATTGGATGATTTCTTCTGGGCATTTGGAATGCTCAGATCAAGGGCATTTTCGCTTCGCAGCCAAAATCTTGTTATCGTCCCCTTTGCTGACCTGGTAACCTCTTGAGTTTCTGTGACTTATACTAGTTTCACTCATATGTATAAGATACAAGAAAATGTGGTTAGGATACTTTCTTGGATCGTTGTCTGCAGATCAACCACAGCATGAAGGTTACGACTGAAGATCATCTGCACGAGGTCAGAGGGGCAGCAGGGCTGTTCTCATGGGATTATCTGTTTCAAATAAGGAGCCCTTTATCTCTCAAGGCTGGTGAGCAGGTGCATTTTCCATCAACATTTCTGCAGTTCTAGCATAAGTTTCAGAGCTTTCGTGTTTCATAATCTGTTTTTGGGCAGGTTTTCATCCAATATAGTCTCAACAAAAGTAGTGCAGATATGGCTCTGGACTATGGTTTTATTGAACTGGAAAACACCAGTCGTAATGGGTTCACTTTGACACTTGAAATATCCGAATCTGATGAATTTTTCGAGGACAAGTTAGACGTAGCTGAGATGAATGGTTTGGGTGAATCTGCCTACTTTGATATCAAGGATGGCCAACAAGCTCTCCAAACAGAAATGCTTCAATATCTCCGGCTTCTGGCGCTTGGTGGGACTGATGCCTTCCTCCTAGAGTCGATATTCAGAAACAAACTATGGGGATTTCTCGAACTGCCAGTCAGTCGTGCCAATGAGGAACTCATATGCCAAGTAGTTCGTAGTGCATGCAAATCTGCACTAGCTGGCTACCACACCTCCATTGAAGAGGTAACAACTAATGAGTTTTTTATTCACTGTTTTAGCAGGATCGTTTTGAGCTTACTTTAGAATGGAATTTTGCAGGATGAGAAGCTGATTGAAGAAGGGAATCTCAGCTCAAGGCTAGCAGTGGCAGTTGGGGTAAGAATAGGAGAGAAGAAGGTGTTGCAGCAGATAGATGATAtctttagagagagagagtcagAGTTAGATTTTCTTGAGTATTACCAAGAGAGAAGGCTCAAGGATCTTGGTCTAGTTGGTGAGCAAGGTGATATCATCTTCTGGGAGCCTAAATAGAACACTCTCAAAAGCCAAAACACTTTTATCAGTTGATGCTTGTTTGGAAGGGATGTCTCTTTCAAGTTTTGAGCTAggaatttgtatttataattagGGTTCGAGTTTCTATAACACTAATTCACTGAAGATCATTAATAAATTCTTATctattaagaaaataagataCTATTAACAAACTGGGGcaacttttatataaatagcATAGCAGGGAATCATGTGATACAAACTGCAGCCACCAGcagcagaagaagaaaagaaatgcttATGAACAAAATGAATGAAGGCAATTCTAGTATTCATGCATTTCTTCATGCAACTCATATATCATACCGTGTGATGACCAAAATCACATACCTATCA
This window contains:
- the LOC125205214 gene encoding ribulose-1,5 bisphosphate carboxylase/oxygenase large subunit N-methyltransferase, chloroplastic, yielding MASLSTIHHLNPSSLLKPRQDYRFSPSKTRPTFHHSNNRSLSLNSVVSSSTETEPKIPQTVDRFWQWLKDEGIVSSKTPVKPGIVPEGLGLVATRDIPRNGVVLEVPRKFWLNPDAAAASDIGALCSGLKPWISVALLLLRERLKGADSNWKYYLDVLPQGTDSTIYWSEEELLEIQGTQLLSTTLSVKEYVKNEFLNVEKEIILPNKQLFPLPITLDDFFWAFGMLRSRAFSLRSQNLVIVPFADLINHSMKVTTEDHLHEVRGAAGLFSWDYLFQIRSPLSLKAGEQVFIQYSLNKSSADMALDYGFIELENTSRNGFTLTLEISESDEFFEDKLDVAEMNGLGESAYFDIKDGQQALQTEMLQYLRLLALGGTDAFLLESIFRNKLWGFLELPVSRANEELICQVVRSACKSALAGYHTSIEEDEKLIEEGNLSSRLAVAVGVRIGEKKVLQQIDDIFRERESELDFLEYYQERRLKDLGLVGEQGDIIFWEPK